Proteins from a single region of Kluyveromyces lactis strain NRRL Y-1140 chromosome C complete sequence:
- a CDS encoding uncharacterized protein (weakly similar to uniprot|P25611 Saccharomyces cerevisiae YCR106W RDS1 Regulator of drug sensitivity transcriptional regulator), with translation MAPKEWNTVSQANNRGSPTSDESYSHSHSHSQPSTIDKSTPSSNTSNNSSSTVGVNKNNAGNKRVMKRNRVSYVCYACRRRKTRCDRGNPCSKCVALSTECVYSISEMNNGNKVSATQVLAETSGTALPNSTADIVATAISDPALSNLLPLQQLSAMLPHFQQQSKSIKPPMGSAVPLQPPEVDISSSTVHADAMRIVKLEEEVAFWKNKANSMVPPGALNSLPRSYTDAPVDSPHSSAFTESSLSNPARIPFYPHSIDNAANGKGFGQIRISLEDSEKTFFIHEQLRALHPPFGFISLVFRDPHLTCSFASIYGFTYTKIIEFVGDKDDITIQNVMKFGGSSLISGEHSLIYYCDPGMIKHLQWARKQNVLKAVPTVVFTKGDRLEDFIKSEYPPVLQTLLSDILETLPPTGAGITFYLFQFLKSIYPFYPYLDVEPFLESIYRMISYEDATGAPTGKARWNLSKDNLRNDLENLAIFMVILQISHDFLTVSLNEDVKMDCIALGLHKLDFTYDKWLSLSQRILTLLNVDRFYSEDIFCCMLYQRICCSFSPRESNLLLDQHLLLHSGQLLQTALVLGLHKDPTDYKLMFNPSLIPQRVINYRRKLWLGLCNSIFQETLPLGFTAKIEQYHDYFFKNLDYTSFMESVRNSMTSSGKFDYQLINLAIKKYQLGLLMAKINKACTDFVPAAVSEILFMISKLEAEVLKFESLKDYPGDTQATIKLPSTTCTMDIAEVLRCEIVIMKLATSSLIHNVLWSLYLKVEVKLKSEENATFYRLHSTLFEMMVFNCFKFYSFLSDLMFNKYEKDTAQFRYVLAKHIQQSYLRVSLCFLSILLKLALVEKDLEMTERHAASTVVENINAPTVSVSKLQLVKELYDLTEKCFISLATQSKKYDLLKTSLFYNKTQCLFAYFIQILQMDRILDVSTRFWDFKLCNKPIPQKVVTSIARKWGLDVEHAETIRTNFYLHSSLHLIDADVWIHLQKRLVKLNLPSANLSSNAFEKDPLYSAASSVDAPMDLNLDLSNFFDLDANLGFPSFSF, from the coding sequence ATGGCACCAAAGGAATGGAATACCGTTTCTCAGGCTAATAATCGTGGATCACCTACTTCTGATGAGAGTTATTCGCACAGCCATTCACATAGTCAGCCTAGCACTATAGATAAGTCGACACCAAGTTCTAATACAAGCAACAACTCTAGTAGTACCGTGGGTGTTAATAAGAACAATGCTGGTAACAAACGTGTTATGAAGCGAAATAGAGTCTCATACGTGTGCTATGCTTGTCGTAGGAGAAAAACTCGATGTGACAGAGGTAATCCATGTTCAAAATGTGTCGCACTTAGCACGGAATGTGTTTATTCTATCTCAGAGATGAACAACGGCAATAAAGTCAGCGCTACGCAAGTGCTAGCAGAGACAAGTGGTACTGCTTTGCCCAATTCTACCGCTGATATCGTTGCGACTGCTATAAGTGACCCAGCTTTGAGCAATCTACTTCCACTGCAGCAATTGTCTGCGATGCTACCacattttcaacaacaatcGAAGTCTATCAAGCCTCCTATGGGTTCTGCAGTGCCGTTACAGCCACCAGAAGTtgatatttcatcttctacCGTTCATGCAGATGCAATGAGAATAGTAAAGCTTGAGGAAGAGGTTGCCTTCTGGAAAAATAAAGCTAATTCTATGGTGCCGCCAGGTGCGTTAAACAGTTTACCTCGATCATATACTGATGCTCCAGTGGATTCTCCACATTCTAGTGCATTCACAGAGTCGTCTTTGAGCAATCCAGCACGAATACCATTCTATCCTCATTCGATAGATAATGCAGCCAATGGAAAAGGATTTGGTCAAATACGGATCTCTTTAGAAGATTCCGAaaaaactttcttcattCACGAACAGTTAAGAGCATTACATCCTCCGTTCGGCTTTATATCATTGGTCTTCAGAGACCCGCACCTTACCTGTTCATTTGCCTCTATTTACGGATTCACTTACACTAAAAtcattgaatttgttgGAGATAAAGACGACATCACCATTCAAAATGTTATGAAATTTGGTGGCTCCTCTTTAATATCTGGCGAGCATTCGTTGATATACTATTGCGATCCAGGCATGATCAAGCATCTTCAATGGGCaaggaaacaaaatgtACTAAAAGCAGTGCCCACCGTCGTCTTCACAAAAGGTGACAGACTTGAAGATTTTATCAAATCGGAATACCCACCGGTGCTTCAAACGTTATTAAGCGATATTCTGGAGACGTTGCCGCCTACAGGTGCTGGTATCACGTTTTATCTTTTCCAGTTTCTAAAATCCATTTATCCATTTTATCCTTATTTGGATGTTGAGCCATTCCTAGAATCGATATACAGGATGATTAGTTATGAAGATGCCACCGGTGCTCCTACTGGAAAAGCTCGTTGGAACTTGAGTAAGGATAACTTACGTAAcgatttggaaaacttgGCAATTTTTATGGTTATTCTACAAATTTCGCATGATTTTCTTACAGTGTCATTAAACGAAGATGTCAAAATGGATTGCATTGCCCTAGGTTTGCATAAATTAGATTTTACTTATGATAAGTGGTTGTCTTTGTCCCAGAGAATTCTTACTTTATTAAATGTGGACCGATTTTATTCCGAAGACATATTTTGCTGTATGctttatcaaagaatttgcTGTTCCTTTTCTCCAAGAGAAAGCAACTTGTTACTTGATCAGCATCTTTTATTACATTCTGGTCAATTGCTTCAAACAGCTTTAGTTTTGGGATTGCATAAGGATCCTACTGATTATAAGTTAATGTTCAATCCGTCACTAATTCCTCAGAGGGTAATCAATTACAGAAGAAAGCTTTGGTTAGGCCTTTGTAattcaatatttcaagaaactttgCCATTAGGGTTCACAGCTAAAATTGAACAATACCATGACTactttttcaaaaatttagATTATACGAGCTTCATGGAGTCTGTTAGAAACTCTATGACGTCTTCCGGCAAATTTGATTACCAACTCATTAATTTGGCGATAAAAAAATACCAACTCGGACTACTTATGGCCAAGATTAATAAAGCTTGTACCGATTTTGTTCCTGCCGCTGTTTCTGAAATTCTATTCATGATTTCAAAGCTAGAAGCAGaggttttgaaatttgaaagtttaAAAGACTACCCTGGAGATACCCAAGCAACGATCAAACTACCATCCACTACCTGTACAATGGATATCGCGGAGGTTCTGCGTTGCGAAATTGTGATTATGAAGCTTGCAACAAGTTCGCTAATTCACAATGTACTTTGGTCTTTGTATTTGAAAGTCGAAGTCAAACTAAAATCGGAAGAGAATGCCACCTTTTATAGGCTGCATTCTACTCTATTTGAAATGATGGTTTTCAACTGTTTCAAGTTCTACAGTTTCCTTTCCGATCTTATGTTCaataaatatgaaaaagaCACTGCTCAGTTCCGCTACGTACTTGCAAAGCACATTCAACAATCTTATTTGAGAGTTTCTTTATGTTTCCTCAGTATCTTACTCAAATTGGCATTGGTGGAAAAAGATTTGGAGATGACTGAACGACATGCAGCATCAActgttgttgaaaacatcaacGCACCTACCGTATCTGTCTCGAAATTGCAGCTCGTGAAAGAACTATATGATCTTACTGAAAAATGTTTCATTTCCCTTGCAACTCAATCGAAGAAGTATGACCTATTAAAAACAAGCTTGTTTTATAATAAAACACAATGTTTATTTGCATATTTTATCCAAATCCTTCAAATGGACAGAATATTAGACGTTTCGACCAGGTTTTGGGACTTCAAGCTCTGCAATAAGCCAATTCCGCAGAAAGTAGTAACATCAATTGCCAGAAAATGGGGCCTTGATGTAGAACATGCAGAAACTATTAGAACTAATTTCTACCTTCACTCTTCGTTACATTTGATAGATGCGGATGTTTGGATTCaccttcaaaagagattgGTCAAGTTAAACCTACCATCAGCCaatttatcatcaaatgCATTCGAAAAAGATCCTTTGTACTCGGCTGCTTCCTCGGTAGATGCACCAATGGATTTAAATCTTGACCTTTCAAACTTCTTCGATCTTGATGCCAATTTAGGTTTTCCTTCCTTCTCCTTCTAG
- the YOR1 gene encoding ATP-binding cassette transporter YOR1 (similar to uniprot|P53049 Saccharomyces cerevisiae YGR281W YOR1 Plasma membrane transporter of the ATP-binding cassette (ABC) family mediates export of many different organic anions including oligomycin), whose protein sequence is MTLESTDSASTYSDVVNIHKENAPHAVKNQNIRSMGTSNRSRAGSKSSSFVSDSYIEPVQNNNYYVIDKSNPETFLNSDDLEKVTESKVYVQKRLFRWFHSRKVPPIPETLEERKVYPMNYSNIISKIFFLWVLPIISVGYKRTLQPNDLWKMDEKMSIEKLYADFDAYLNEYVEKSRQTYRDENPNASEQEVIKSATLPKTALLRALFKTFRVQYTIAFLFVCIANAASALTPLVTKKLIAFVETKSLFPETKVNNGIGYAIGSVLLLMINGITFNHFFHFSQLTGVEAKAVLTKAILTKSMKLSPYSRHKFPNGKITSLMSTDVSRLEFALTFHPFLYAFPIVFVICLVLLLVNLGPIALVGFAIFFVIIGISSTGFKYFLKFRIAASVITDRRVGMMREILNSIKMIKFYAWEDAYEKNVKAVRAVESNLVKKMQIIRNCLISITISYPSLASMVTFLAMYRVNNGGRSPANIFSSLSLFQVMMIQMFFIPMSISTGIDAFVGLKRIQALLETEEEMDSYVENEEDLLLEDDVVLKVKNASFEWDNFELEEAKDVAKLKGETLSISDKVSTTETEKASSEIEQTPFRGFHGLNFDVKENEFIIITGPIGTGKSSLLNALAGFMRRSSGSMTIKGDLLLCGYPWVQNATVKDNILFGSPFDKPKYQKVIEICSLQADLDILPAGDRTEIGERGITLSGGQKARIALARSVYKDMDIYLFDDVLSAVDSRVCKHIVDECMMGYLKQKTRILATHQLSLIDKASRVIFLGLDGSFDIGTVPELLKRNTGFSDLMQFQNSAPAEELEDDDTKAQNMEITAISSQTDISKKQSLSGREGETGRITLKEERAMNALSFKVYKEYIAAGCGKYAPIFVPAFLCVVICTTFCSLFSSVWLSFWTENKFANRSEGFYMGLYILFVLGSLAFMFTQFISIGLLGTYASKHLNIKALQRLLHAPMSFMDVTPIGRVMNRFTKDTDTLDNEITESVRLLIFQIANLTGIIILCIIYIPWFAIAMPFLVFLYVFVADHYQASGREIKRMDAVQRSFVYNNFNEVLGGMDTIKAYRSEQRFLMKSDFLINKMNEAGYLVTSIQRWVAISLDMLAVIFALIIALLCVTRQFHVSAGSVGVMVTYVLQLPGLLNALLRSQTQTENDLNSAERLVNYAYDLPIEAKYRILETQPPEQWPSEGRIKFENVSLAYRPELPVALKNVSIDIGSNEKIGICGRTGAGKSTIMSALYRLVELKTGKITIDDIDISTLGLYELRSKLAIIPQDPVLFKGDIRRNLDPFQECTDEQLWDALVRGGAIDRKDVDSIRAQHKDANGLSGDMFKFHLDQMVEDDGSNFSLGERQLLALTRALVRGSKILILDEATSSVDYATDAKIQSRIVEEFSNCTILCIAHRLKTILAYNRILVLDQGQVVEFDTPKKLYNDRDSIFNEMCRGAGIVPADFENSK, encoded by the coding sequence ATGACCTTGGAATCAACAGACTCCGCTTCAACGTATTCAGATGTTGTGAATATCCACAAGGAGAATGCTCCACACGCTgtaaaaaatcaaaatatacGATCAATGGGTACTTCCAATAGAAGTCGAGCGGGATCAAAAAGCAGTTCATTTGTGTCGGATTCCTATATTGAACCGGTACAGAACAACAATTACTATGTCATAGATAAATCGAATCCAGAGACGTTTTTAAACTCAGacgatttggaaaaagttACTGAGTCCAAAGTTTACGTGCAGAAGCGTCTATTTAGGTGGTTCCATTCAAGAAAGGTTCCACCTATCCCGGAAACTCTGGaggaaagaaaagtgtACCCAATGAATTACAGTAATATCATttccaaaatattcttccTATGGGTTCTTCCTATCATATCTGTCGGTTACAAGAGAACGTTACAGCCTAATGATCTTTGGAAAATGGATGAGAAGATGAGCATTGAGAAGTTGTATGCAGATTTTGATGCTTATCTAAACGAATACGTTGAAAAATCAAGACAAACTTACAGGGATGAAAATCCAAATGCATCAGAGCAAGAGGTTATTAAATCAGCAACGTTACCAAAAACTGCTCTTTTAAGAgctcttttcaaaacattcAGAGTGCAATACACAATAGCATTCCTTTTCGTTTGTATCGCTAACGCAGCAAGTGCTTTGACTCCATTAGTCACTAAAAAGTTAATCGCATTCGTGGAAACGAAGAGTCTTTTCCCTGAAACTAAAGTTAACAATGGTATCGGTTATGCTATCGGTTCCGTTTTATTGCTTATGATCAACGGTATTACCTTTAACcactttttccatttttctcAACTTACTGGTGTTGAGGCTAAGGCCGTCCTTACTAAGGCAATTCTTACCAAGTCGATGAAGCTATCGCCATATAGTAGACACAAGTTCCCCAATGGGAAAATTACATCTTTAATGAGTACCGATGTGTCTAGGTTAGAATTTGCGTTGACTTTCCATCCTTTCTTGTATGCGTTCCCGATTGTTTTCGTCATTTGTTTGGTATTGCTTTTGGTCAATTTGGGTCCTATTGCATTGGTCGGGTTTgctattttctttgtcattATTGGTATCAGTTCTACTGGGTTCAAATACTTCCTTAAATTCAGAATTGCAGCATCGGTTATCACTGATCGTAGAGTTGGTATGATGAGAGAAATCTTGAACTCTATCAAAATGATTAAATTCTATGCATGGGAAGATGCTTACGAGAAAAATGTTAAGGCTGTCAGAGCAGTCGAATCAAATTTAGTCAAAAAGATGCAGATAATCAGgaattgtttgatttcCATAACAATTTCATACCCAAGTTTGGCTTCTATGGTGACTTTTTTGGCTATGTACAGAGTGAACAATGGGGGTAGATCCCCTGcaaatattttttcttccttatcGTTGTTCCAAGTCatgatgattcaaatgTTTTTCATCCCAATGTCTATCAGCACAGGTATAGATGCATTCGTTggtttgaaaagaatccaAGCCCTCTTAGAAACAGAGGAAGAAATGGATAGTtatgttgaaaatgaagaagacttACTTTTGGAAGATGACGTAGTTTTGAAAGTTAAGAACGCCTCTTTTGAATGGGATAACTTTGAACTCGAAGAAGCTAAAGATGTGGCTAAGCTGAAAGGGGAAACTCTATCAATTTCCGATAAGGTATCTACAACAGAAACGGAGAAAGCTTCCTCAGAAATAGAACAAACTCCATTTCGGGGCTTCCatggtttgaattttgatgtaaaagaaaatgaattcaTAATTATTACAGGTCCAATTGGTACGGGTAAAAGTTCTCTATTAAATGCTTTAGCTGGATTTATGAGAAGAAGCTCGGGTTCGATGACCATAAAGGGTGATTTACTACTATGTGGTTATCCTTGGGTGCAAAATGCTACAGTGAAAGACAATATATTATTTGGTTCTCCTTTCGATAAGCCTAAATACCAAAAGGTGATTGAAATCTGTTCTTTACAGGCGGACTTGGATATTCTACCTGCTGGAGACAGAACtgaaattggtgaaagaGGTATCACATTATCTGGAGGGCAAAAAGCTCGTATCGCTTTAGCCAGGTCTGTTTACAAGGATATGGATATTTATCTATTTGATGATGTATTAAGTGCTGTCGATTCACGTGTTTGCAAACATATCGTAGACGAATGTATGATGGGTTActtaaaacaaaaaacaaGAATACTTGCTACTCATCAACTATCACTAATAGATAAGGCTTCAAGGGTCATCTTTTTGGGCTTAGATGGAAGTTTCGATATAGGCACCGTACCTGAACtactcaaaagaaatacagGTTTTTCAGATTTAATGCAGTTTCAGAATTCTGCACCTgctgaagaattggaagacGATGATACCAAAGCTCAAAATATGGAAATTACTGCTATCTCGTCTCAAACCGATATCTCTAAGAAACAGAGTCTGTCTGGACGTGAAGGCGAAACTGGTAGGATAACCTTAAAAGAGGAACGTGCCATGAATGCGCTAAGTTTCAAAGTCTACAAAGAATATATCGCAGCCGGTTGTGGTAAGTATGCTCCCATATTCGTACCCGCCTTCTTATGTGTTGTTATTTGTACAACATTCTGCAgtcttttctcttctgtttGGTTATCATTTTGGACCGAGAATAAATTCGCTAATAGATCTGAAGGCTTCTACATGGGGTTGTACATTCTGTTTGTTCTAGGAAGTCTTGCGTTCATGTTTACTCAGTTCATCAGTATCGGTTTACTGGGTACATATGCCTCTAAGCATTTGAACATCAAGGCTCTACAACGTTTATTGCATGCTCCAATGAGCTTCATGGATGTCACTCCAATTGGTAGAGTTATGAACAGGTTCACTAAAGATACGGACACCTTAGACAACGAAATTACAGAGTCAGTCCGTTTATTGATTTTCCAGATCGCAAATCTCACTGGTATTATCATTTTGTGTATCATCTACATTCCTTGGTTTGCCATTGCCATGCCATTCTTAGTTTTCCTATATGTTTTCGTGGCTGATCACTATCAAGCGAGCGGTCGTGAAATCAAACGTATGGATGCTGTTCAGAGATCTTTTGTTTACAATAACTTCAACGAAGTTCTCGGAGGTATGGACACTATTAAAGCATACCGTAGCGAGCAACGATTTTTAATGAAATCCGATTTCTTaatcaacaaaatgaaTGAAGCAGGATACTTGGTTACTAGTATTCAGAGATGGGTGGCGATCAGTCTAGACATGTTGGCTGTTATATTTGCTTTGATCATTGCATTACTTTGTGTTACTCGTCAGTTCCATGTCAGTGCAGGTTCGGTTGGTGTTATGGTAACTTACGTCTTGCAGTTGCCAGGTTTGTTGAATGCACTACTTCGTTCTCAAACTCAAACTGAAAATGACTTGAACAGTGCAGAGAGATTAGTAAACTATGCTTATGATTTGCCTATTGAAGCCAAATACAGAATATTAGAAACCCAGCCACCTGAACAGTGGCCATCTGAAGGTCGtatcaaatttgaaaacgTTTCCTTGGCTTATAGACCTGAATTACCTGTGGCACTAAAAAATGTATCTATAGACATTGGCTCAAACGAAAAGATCGGTATTTGCGGTAGAACTGGTGCAGGTAAGTCTACCATTATGAGTGCGCTCTACCGACTAGTGGAATTAAAGACAGGTAAAATCACCATCGATGACATTGATATCAGCACTCTTGGTTTATATGAGCTTAGAAGCAAACTTGCAATCATTCCTCAAGATCCAGTTCTTTTCAAGGGTGATATTCGTAGAAATTTGGATCCATTCCAAGAGTGTACGGACGAACAACTTTGGGATGCATTGGTACGTGGGGGTGCTATCGACAGAAAAGACGTAGATTCCATCAGAGCGCAGCACAAAGATGCTAATGGACTTTCTGGTGATATGTTCAAATTCCATTTAGATCAGATGGTGGAGGATGATGGTTCCAACTTCTCCTTAGGCGAACGCCAATTATTGGCTTTGACCAGAGCCCTTGTGAGGGGATCAAAGATTTTAATTTTAGATGAGGCGACGTCATCTGTGGACTATGCAACGGATGCCAAAATTCAATCTCGTATTGTGGAAGAATTCTCCAACTGTACTATTTTATGTATTGCCCACCGTTTGAAGACTATCTTGGCTTACAACAGAATTCTTGTTTTAGATCAAGGGCAAGTCGTTGAGTTCGACACTCCTAAAAAATTGTACAATGACCGTGACTCTATATTCAATGAAATGTGTCGCGGTGCTGGTATTGTTCCTGCAGACTTCGAAAACTCAAAGTAA
- the APN1 gene encoding DNA-(apurinic or apyrimidinic site) lyase APN1 (similar to uniprot|P22936 Saccharomyces cerevisiae YKL114C APN1 Major apurinic/apyrimidinic endonuclease 3'-repair diesterase involved in repair of DNA damage by oxidation and alkylating agents controls spontaneous mutations), producing the protein METYSSRRYLSNRMSFVRSTTSKFKFGAHVSGAGGISNSVTNAHEIGCNSFAMFLKSPRQWNSKPYPESEITKFNENCAKLSYDPKTDILPHGSYFINLGNPDHEKAEKAYDAFLDDLVRCEQLGIGHYNFHPGSSLDGDHDTQLKQLAGYINKAINDTKFVNIVLENMAGHGNLIGSNLEDLKTVIDMIEDKNRVGVCVDTCHTYAAGYDISTKNAFDQFWKKFDAIIGFKYLKAIHLNDSKAPLAANADRHEILGQGFLGLEVFKIIAHSEFLQGIPIVLETPQKEDAGYGEEIKLLEWLETIDEEENKDYIEKRLALNKLGEKSRKEFQAKFDKKNKSTKTTKSTKRKGPSITEQLTKKTKKTKS; encoded by the coding sequence ATGGAGACTTACTCATCACGTCGATACCTATCTAATCGAATGTCATTTGTCAGGTCTACGACTTCCAAATTTAAATTCGGTGCTCATGTCAGCGGTGCTGGTGGTATATCCAACAGCGTTACCAATGCCCATGAAATTGGCTGTAATTCGTTTGCAATGTTCTTGAAGTCGCCAAGACAATGGAATTCTAAACCGTATCCCGAATCAGAAATCACCAAGTTCAATGAGAACTGTGCAAAACTTTCTTATGATCCTAAAACTGATATTCTACCGCATGGTTCTTATTTCATAAATCTAGGGAACCCAGATCATGAAAAGGCAGAAAAGGCATACGATGCGTTCCTCGATGACCTGGTAAGATGCGAACAATTGGGAATTGGTCATTACAACTTCCATCCAGGATCATCATTAGATGGGGATCATGATACCCAGTTGAAACAGCTCGCAGGATATATTAACAAAGCCATCAATGATACGAAATTCGTCAACATTGTTCTAGAAAACATGGCTGGTCATGGCAATTTGATAGGAAGTAActtagaagatttgaaaactGTCATAGATATGATAGAAGATAAAAACAGAGTTGGTGTATGTGTAGATACTTGTCATACTTATGCTGCAGGATACGAtatatcaacaaaaaatgCCTTTGACCAATTCTGGAAGAAGTTCGATGCCATCATTGGATTCAAATATCTAAAAGCGATCCATTTGAACGATTCAAAAGCCCCATTAGCAGCAAACGCCGATAGACATGAAATATTGGGACAAGGGTTCCTAGGGCTCGAAGTTTTCAAGATCATTGCCCACTCAGAATTCCTTCAGGGGATACCGATAGTACTAGAGACACCACAAAAGGAAGACGCTGGCTACggtgaagaaatcaaactATTGGAATGGCTAGAAACTATagatgaagaggaaaaCAAAGACTACATCGAGAAGAGATTAGCATTGAATAAACTAGGAGAAAAGTCCCGTAAAGAATTCCAAGCTAAGTTTgataagaagaacaagTCCACAAAGACCACTAAATCTACTAAGAGGAAAGGACCTTCTATCACGGAACAACTGAcaaaaaagacaaagaaaacaaagtCTTAA
- the PRR1 gene encoding serine/threonine protein kinase PRR1 (similar to uniprot|P28708 Saccharomyces cerevisiae YKL116C PRR1 Protein kinase with a possible role in MAP kinase signaling in the pheromone response pathway) — MNDMDTRTEPNVQLTETPKLAQREFAGGDAESSVKNQLPEINSSLNREAIDVGMLPTPTANVFTSPVRVNKSPGGFDAGLQVEKRRNKDSASNSGVPSPTISSVDTHEEVLDEELSKLGTYMNRDVTHKIKGRMLSEYIPNNSMGDGSGGVAVQRSISLNNRVVEKPSLKKETIINEVITSVPSDKENEQKADGTIIRGYMANTPNHISFQWSKIKEIGSGNFSTVYLYECIDDNLNINLNPELKYVAVKSIKYPRELLMSSSPSSPKYKELLSRVVSSLKRELTTLISVHHPCIVKLFAINDTTFITDEHPLYGRRKLSALPRCDMIMSYCTGGDLFDLASKTKIPNWLLTRIITELSVAIKYLHDNFIIHRDIKLENVLLKYTLDDMMLLKEDESQFFSKNFVELADFGLCKKITPDEMCTTRCGSEDYVSPEILLGLPYDGRISDAWAFGVITYALLEDRLPFDPLPGQSSRRTRSIAHRIARCDWKWLKNADTDHPAKEIVQNTLVRKSERWNMDQLCNTPYIRNIIDKLQFLDHQG; from the coding sequence ATGAATGATATGGATACTAGAACTGAACCTAATGTCCAGCTGACAGAGACACCAAAGCTTGCCCAGAGAGAGTTTGCAGGAGGAGATGCGGAGTCATCGGTCAAGAATCAGCTTCCGGAGATCAATTCGAGTCTTAATAGAGAGGCAATCGATGTTGGTATGTTGCCGACTCCAACGGCAAATGTGTTTACTTCACCAGTTAGGGTCAATAAGTCACCTGGGGGTTTTGATGCCGGGCTGCAGGTCGAGAAAAGACGTAACAAAGATAGCGCCAGTAACTCTGGAGTTCCAAGTCCTACGATATCTTCTGTGGATACTCACGAGGAAGTACTCGATGAAGAGCTCTCAAAACTTGGTACCTACATGAATCGTGATGTCACTCATAAAATAAAAGGAAGGATGTTATCTGAATATATTCCAAATAATTCAATGGGCGATGGTAGTGGTGGTGTTGCTGTTCAGCgttcaatttcattaaaTAATCGTGTCGTCGAGAAACCtagtttgaagaaagagacTATCATCAATGAGGTTATCACTTCTGTACCATCGgataaagaaaatgaacaaaaagCTGATGGTACGATTATTAGGGGATACATGGCTAACACTCCAAATCATATTAGCTTCCAATGGTCTAAAATAAAAGAGATTGGGTCAGGAAATTTCAGTACTGTCTATCTTTATGAATGCATCGATGATAATTTGAACATCAATTTAAATCCGGAACTGAAATATGTGGCAGTTAAAAGCATTAAATATCCGAGAGAGTTACTTATGAGCTCATCTCCGTCATCTCCGAAATACAAAGAATTATTGAGTCGAGTTGTAAGTTCTTTGAAGCGGGAACTGACCACTCTAATTTCTGTGCACCATCCATGTATCGTGAAACTCTTTGCAATCAATGATACCACGTTTATTACAGATGAACATCCATTGTACGGAAGGCGTAAGCTCTCTGCTTTACCCAGATGTGATATGATAATGTCATATTGCACTGGTGGTGATTTGTTCGATTTGGCTAGCAAAACTAAAATTCCAAACTGGCTACTCACCAGAATTATCACAGAATTATCCGTTGCCATAAAATATTTGCATGATAATTTTATCATTCATCGGGATATTAAACTTGAGAACGTCTTATTAAAGTATACTCTAGATGATATGATGTTATTAAAAGAGGACGAGAGCcagttcttttcaaagaatttcGTAGAGTTAGCAGATTTTGGTCTCTGTAAGAAGATAACCCCAGATGAAATGTGTACAACCCGTTGCGGGTCAGAGGACTATGTTTCTCCTGAAATTCTCTTAGGACTTCCGTATGATGGAAGAATCAGCGATGCTTGGGCCTTTGGAGTAATTACTTATGCATTGTTGGAAGATAGGTTGCCGTTTGACCCCTTACCTGGTCAGAGTTCAAGAAGAACCCGATCCATTGCCCATAGAATTGCAAGATGCGACTGGAAATGGCTAAAGAATGCAGACACCGATCATCCTGCCAAAGAGATAGTCCAGAACACACTCGTAAGAAAAAGCGAACGTTGGAACATGGATCAACTTTGCAACACACCCTATATTCGTAACATTATTGATAAATTACAGTTTTTAGACCATCAAGGATAA